A window of the Tunturibacter empetritectus genome harbors these coding sequences:
- a CDS encoding TlyA family RNA methyltransferase, whose protein sequence is MSDATPPQRNKSPKSRIDKLLVDQGHAASRERAQALILAGRVLVDEQRIDKPGTSISSNAVIRLLGSDLKYVSRGGLKLEHALAHWSINLTNLPCVDIGASTGGFTDCMLQSGAASVLAVDTGYGQIAHKLRDDPRVTLRERTNARLLTPGELLAPHTPTPAFLAMDVSFISATLVLPAVLAALSTPDQPWQGTAIILIKPQFEAGRANIGKGGIVRDPDARQAAIERVRDCVIEQHGTAIDLIDSPILGMEGNHEYLLHARFLESRQGHQPFLN, encoded by the coding sequence ATGAGCGACGCCACACCACCCCAGCGCAATAAGTCCCCAAAGTCTCGCATCGACAAGCTGCTCGTCGATCAAGGCCACGCCGCCTCCCGCGAGCGCGCCCAGGCTTTGATCCTCGCCGGCCGCGTCCTCGTCGACGAGCAGCGTATCGACAAACCAGGCACCTCCATCTCCTCCAACGCCGTCATCCGTCTCCTCGGCTCCGATCTCAAATACGTCAGCCGCGGCGGCCTCAAGCTCGAGCACGCGCTCGCCCACTGGTCCATCAACCTCACCAATCTTCCCTGCGTCGACATCGGCGCCTCCACCGGCGGATTCACCGACTGCATGCTCCAGTCCGGCGCAGCCTCCGTACTTGCTGTCGACACCGGCTACGGCCAGATCGCCCACAAGCTTCGCGACGACCCCCGCGTCACCCTCCGCGAGCGCACCAACGCCCGCCTCCTCACACCCGGCGAGCTCCTCGCCCCCCACACCCCCACCCCAGCCTTCCTCGCCATGGATGTCTCCTTCATCTCCGCGACCCTCGTTCTTCCCGCCGTCCTCGCAGCTCTCAGCACGCCCGATCAGCCCTGGCAAGGCACCGCCATCATCCTCATCAAACCGCAGTTCGAAGCCGGCCGCGCCAACATCGGCAAAGGAGGCATCGTCCGAGATCCCGACGCCCGTCAAGCTGCCATCGAGCGCGTCCGCGACTGCGTCATTGAGCAGCACGGCACCGCCATCGACCTCATCGACTCTCCCATCCTCGGCATGGAAGGAAACCACGAGTACCTCCTCCACGCCCGCTTTCTCGAGAGTCGTCAGGGGCATCAACCTTTCCTCAACTAA
- a CDS encoding AsmA family protein produces MGKPARLVLIAVGAILALIVLAAVCVPLFLNTDSFKAKIESTLTKSLGRQVTIGKVNLSVLSGSLVAENAVVADDPRFSTQPFIQADKVKIGVEIFPLILSKQVIIRGFSMQSPKIQLLRAANGTWNYSTIGTGGQQAQSEETKQAFPNLTVGEVNVEDGRITVGAGPGTTGAASAPNRVYENVNLKVKDFSFAKAFPFEASANLPAGGSVALKGSAGPFNQQDASATPFSGNLEVKHLDPLAAGFVDASDGVTGTIDNIVLDAAWSGTQMHITKLLVDTPKLTVVQSNGPKQPKPKDPNAEGASMLDNLSVDDAQVKNGTITLATAGKTGSAVYSQVNAQVTNLSPKSASPFNLSGQLPNGGGVSANGTVGPFNQANNASTPINGQVTLKHVEIGTAGVLPPDAGISGVADLQAKIQSNGQTLNAQGAATVVGIKLAKDGVPSPKPVQLQFTLTQNEQAMNGVVQQAVVTIGSAVINLSGTYQTSGPSTALNMKVVGNSVSINELEAFLPSVGVHLPSGSRLQGGTLTTALAVTGTSAAPVISGPVRINDTQLAGFNLGSKLGALSSLTGGRIGSSTGSGTTIRSLSMNVREEGGNIRTDNIALDVAGVGTATGAGSVSAGGALNYNVVLKLTGLMGGGGGTQQASSGGGAAAGLAGALGGFIPGGGAGGAALGGLTGGLLKAGIPVAIGGTTSNPTFSPNVAGLAGAVGANAAKGLLGGQGVQKNGKTPPNPLGNALGGLFGKH; encoded by the coding sequence ATGGGGAAACCGGCACGGTTGGTCCTGATTGCGGTAGGCGCTATTTTGGCGTTGATCGTCCTTGCGGCTGTTTGTGTGCCGCTGTTCCTCAACACGGATAGCTTCAAGGCAAAGATTGAATCGACGCTGACCAAGTCGCTGGGGCGGCAGGTGACGATCGGCAAGGTGAATCTGTCGGTGCTGTCGGGCAGCCTGGTGGCGGAGAATGCGGTGGTTGCGGACGATCCGCGGTTCAGCACGCAGCCGTTTATTCAGGCGGATAAGGTGAAGATTGGGGTGGAGATCTTTCCTCTGATCCTGAGCAAGCAGGTGATTATTCGCGGGTTTTCGATGCAGTCGCCGAAGATCCAACTGCTGCGGGCAGCCAACGGGACCTGGAACTACTCCACGATTGGGACCGGCGGCCAGCAGGCGCAGAGTGAGGAGACCAAGCAGGCGTTTCCGAACCTGACGGTGGGCGAGGTGAACGTCGAAGACGGCAGGATTACCGTGGGTGCCGGACCGGGGACGACTGGCGCGGCGAGTGCGCCCAACCGGGTTTATGAAAATGTGAACTTGAAGGTGAAGGATTTTTCGTTTGCAAAGGCGTTTCCGTTTGAGGCCTCGGCGAATCTGCCTGCGGGCGGATCGGTCGCGCTGAAGGGCTCGGCGGGGCCTTTCAACCAGCAGGATGCTTCGGCCACACCTTTCTCAGGAAACCTTGAAGTGAAACACCTGGATCCGCTGGCGGCGGGGTTTGTGGATGCGTCGGATGGGGTCACGGGCACGATCGACAACATCGTGCTGGATGCGGCGTGGAGCGGAACGCAGATGCACATCACCAAGCTTCTGGTGGATACTCCCAAGCTGACGGTGGTACAGAGCAATGGGCCGAAGCAGCCAAAGCCTAAAGACCCAAATGCGGAGGGGGCGTCGATGCTCGACAACCTGTCCGTGGATGATGCTCAGGTAAAGAATGGAACGATCACGCTGGCGACGGCAGGCAAGACGGGCTCCGCCGTATATAGCCAGGTGAACGCGCAGGTAACGAATCTTTCGCCGAAGAGCGCTTCGCCGTTTAACCTGAGCGGGCAACTGCCGAATGGCGGGGGCGTGAGCGCGAACGGAACGGTTGGACCGTTCAACCAGGCGAACAATGCGAGCACCCCGATAAATGGGCAGGTGACACTGAAGCATGTTGAGATTGGGACGGCAGGAGTGCTGCCGCCGGATGCGGGGATCAGCGGCGTGGCCGATCTGCAGGCGAAGATTCAGTCGAACGGGCAGACGTTGAATGCGCAGGGAGCCGCGACCGTTGTGGGGATCAAACTGGCGAAGGATGGTGTGCCGTCGCCGAAACCGGTGCAGCTGCAGTTCACGCTGACGCAGAACGAGCAGGCGATGAACGGCGTGGTGCAGCAGGCGGTGGTGACGATTGGCAGCGCGGTGATCAATCTGTCGGGGACGTACCAGACGAGCGGACCTTCGACGGCGCTAAATATGAAGGTGGTTGGGAACTCGGTCTCAATTAATGAACTGGAGGCGTTTTTGCCTTCGGTTGGAGTGCATCTGCCGTCGGGCTCGCGGCTGCAGGGAGGGACGCTAACGACGGCGCTGGCGGTGACGGGGACTTCGGCTGCTCCGGTGATCAGCGGGCCGGTGAGGATTAACGACACGCAACTAGCGGGGTTTAATCTGGGATCGAAGCTGGGGGCGCTGTCGTCGCTTACGGGCGGCAGGATTGGGTCTTCTACGGGATCGGGGACGACGATTCGCTCTTTGAGTATGAATGTGCGTGAAGAGGGCGGAAATATTCGGACGGATAATATTGCGCTGGATGTGGCTGGAGTGGGGACGGCGACTGGTGCTGGGAGTGTGAGTGCCGGTGGAGCGCTGAACTACAACGTGGTGCTGAAGCTGACGGGCTTGATGGGTGGCGGAGGTGGGACGCAGCAGGCGAGCTCTGGCGGAGGCGCGGCGGCTGGGCTGGCTGGGGCGCTGGGCGGGTTTATTCCGGGCGGCGGCGCTGGTGGTGCTGCGCTGGGCGGGCTTACGGGAGGATTGCTGAAGGCAGGGATTCCTGTGGCGATTGGCGGGACGACGAGTAATCCTACGTTCAGCCCGAATGTTGCCGGGCTGGCCGGGGCGGTTGGGGCTAATGCGGCAAAGGGTCTGCTGGGCGGTCAGGGGGTACAGAAGAATGGAAAGACTCCCCCCAATCCTCTTGGCAATGCGCTGGGTGGTCTGTTTGGGAAGCATTAG
- a CDS encoding NAD(+)/NADH kinase has translation MLQAAIISKPQKPELAGILRDLIAWLEARYYHYLLDPDSAAYVSGANPIARVDLPNHKPNLVIVLGGDGTLLAAARAFARTTTPILSVNLGSLGFLTEIPLSELYTTLEAWCDNCAEIEVRSMMRAEIIRDGQIVKQWDALNDVVVAKGTIARMGDFSVEIDSQAVATFRADGIIVSTPTGSTAYNLAADGPIVMPSVNAMLVTPICPHLLTIRPIVVPGDSTVSVEVVGVPNEIYLTVDGQEAVQLKLGDLVHCQRSEAAVRLLRHSPNGLFSVLRSKLKWGER, from the coding sequence ATGCTCCAGGCCGCCATTATCTCCAAGCCCCAGAAGCCGGAACTCGCCGGAATCCTCCGCGATCTCATCGCGTGGCTCGAAGCGCGCTACTACCACTACCTCCTCGACCCCGACAGCGCCGCCTACGTCTCGGGCGCCAACCCCATCGCCCGCGTAGACCTCCCCAACCACAAGCCAAATCTAGTCATCGTCCTCGGTGGCGACGGCACCCTCCTCGCCGCAGCCCGAGCCTTCGCCCGCACCACCACCCCAATCCTTAGCGTCAACCTCGGCTCCCTCGGCTTCCTCACCGAGATCCCCCTCTCCGAGCTCTACACCACCCTCGAAGCCTGGTGCGACAACTGTGCCGAGATCGAGGTTCGCAGCATGATGCGAGCAGAGATCATCCGCGACGGCCAGATCGTCAAGCAGTGGGATGCCCTCAACGACGTCGTAGTCGCCAAAGGAACTATCGCCCGCATGGGTGACTTCTCGGTCGAGATCGACAGCCAGGCCGTAGCCACCTTTCGTGCCGACGGCATCATCGTCTCCACGCCCACCGGCTCCACCGCCTACAACCTCGCTGCCGACGGGCCTATTGTCATGCCCAGCGTCAACGCCATGCTGGTCACCCCTATCTGTCCCCACCTGCTCACCATTCGCCCCATCGTGGTCCCGGGCGACTCCACCGTCAGCGTCGAGGTCGTCGGCGTTCCCAACGAGATCTACCTCACCGTTGACGGCCAGGAAGCAGTCCAGCTCAAGCTAGGCGACCTGGTCCACTGCCAGCGTTCGGAGGCTGCGGTCCGCCTCCTGCGCCACAGTCCGAACGGCCTCTTCAGTGTCCTCCGCTCAAAACTAAAATGGGGCGAGCGCTAG
- a CDS encoding ABC transporter ATP-binding protein → MSVSEAKVVAKIQTGPLADPTGSTRDDCAVIALHHVTREYVGHAGVVRALADASFSIVAGEWVAITGPSGSGKSTLVNLIGCLDRPTAGELKIDNVDTASMSATELDRFRADKIGFIFQQFHLIPYLSALENVMLAQYFHSMTDEAEARAALVRVGLGDRVSHLPSELSGGEQQRVCIARALINNPPILLADEPTGNLDAANQKIVAELLQDLHRNGHTIVMVTHDPEMAGLAQRRIALSHGQVFCHPVSGPMVTLRRSTDRL, encoded by the coding sequence ATGAGCGTGAGCGAAGCGAAGGTAGTGGCGAAGATACAGACCGGGCCGCTGGCTGATCCAACCGGAAGCACGCGGGATGACTGCGCTGTGATTGCGCTGCATCACGTGACCCGTGAGTATGTGGGACATGCAGGCGTGGTGCGTGCGTTGGCTGATGCGAGTTTCTCCATCGTCGCCGGGGAGTGGGTTGCGATCACCGGTCCTTCCGGTTCGGGCAAGAGTACGCTGGTCAATCTCATCGGCTGCCTCGACCGGCCGACGGCGGGTGAGTTGAAGATCGACAACGTCGATACCGCGTCGATGAGTGCCACGGAGCTTGATCGATTTCGCGCAGACAAGATCGGATTTATCTTTCAGCAGTTTCATCTGATTCCTTACTTGTCAGCACTTGAAAACGTAATGCTGGCGCAGTACTTTCATTCGATGACAGATGAGGCGGAGGCGCGGGCGGCGTTGGTGCGCGTTGGGTTGGGCGACCGGGTCTCGCATCTGCCCAGTGAGCTGTCAGGCGGCGAGCAGCAGCGGGTCTGTATCGCGCGGGCGTTGATCAACAATCCGCCCATCCTACTGGCGGATGAACCGACTGGAAATCTCGACGCGGCCAATCAGAAGATCGTGGCGGAGTTGCTGCAGGATCTGCATAGGAACGGCCATACGATCGTGATGGTGACGCATGATCCGGAGATGGCTGGGCTGGCGCAGAGGAGGATCGCGCTGAGCCATGGACAGGTCTTCTGCCATCCTGTCAGTGGGCCGATGGTCACTTTGCGGCGCTCGACGGACCGTTTGTAG
- a CDS encoding ABC transporter permease: MVKLSLFGMLRRSLVHRRARSLSALVAMTVSAGVATALLTLYADLDAKLHKEFRSFGANIVLSAPASSPLRTDALARVQEAAGPDALAVEFAYAVATTDTGTPLVVAGTDFAAVRRLDSWWQVQTWPDATASDVALLGQRAAQFVGNEHAVALTFAGHAITLNGAGRIKTGGDEDSRIYMPLPAFSAWTGVGPSVIELQVPGGAAKVEAAIARLQQDFPEMQVQPVRQLVEGESKIVDRTHALMYGAVLLIALTVAVSVLATLSASVLERRRDFALMKALGGSQMQLMGMFLLEALVLALAGVAVGFIVGSAAAWAISEGNFHTATLPRPSVLPLVLLLNVVIAAMAALFPARVLRGLQPAALLKGE; encoded by the coding sequence ATGGTGAAGCTGAGCCTCTTTGGCATGTTGCGACGGTCGCTGGTGCATCGCAGGGCGCGAAGTCTCTCGGCACTGGTGGCGATGACGGTGTCGGCTGGCGTGGCGACAGCGCTTCTGACGCTCTACGCGGATCTCGACGCCAAGCTGCATAAGGAGTTTCGCAGCTTCGGCGCGAACATTGTCCTCTCTGCTCCCGCTTCTTCGCCTCTGCGCACCGACGCTCTGGCCCGCGTGCAGGAGGCGGCGGGGCCTGATGCGTTGGCCGTGGAGTTTGCCTATGCCGTCGCGACGACCGATACGGGGACACCGTTGGTCGTGGCCGGAACAGACTTTGCTGCAGTCAGGCGGCTGGACTCGTGGTGGCAGGTGCAGACGTGGCCCGACGCTACGGCTTCGGACGTCGCGTTGCTTGGCCAGAGGGCGGCGCAGTTTGTTGGGAATGAACACGCGGTTGCCCTTACCTTCGCAGGACACGCCATCACGCTGAATGGTGCAGGACGGATCAAGACAGGTGGCGACGAAGATAGCCGCATTTATATGCCGCTACCCGCCTTCAGTGCGTGGACCGGAGTTGGGCCAAGCGTGATTGAGCTTCAGGTTCCGGGAGGGGCAGCGAAGGTCGAGGCAGCCATAGCGCGTCTGCAGCAGGACTTCCCCGAGATGCAGGTCCAACCCGTACGGCAGCTGGTCGAGGGAGAGTCGAAGATCGTCGATCGCACCCACGCGCTGATGTATGGAGCGGTGCTGCTGATTGCGCTGACTGTGGCGGTGAGTGTGTTAGCGACGCTGTCGGCGAGTGTGCTCGAGCGGCGGAGGGACTTTGCGTTGATGAAGGCGCTGGGCGGATCGCAGATGCAGTTGATGGGAATGTTCTTGCTGGAGGCGTTGGTGCTGGCACTGGCGGGTGTTGCGGTGGGCTTCATCGTCGGATCTGCAGCAGCATGGGCCATCAGCGAAGGGAACTTCCATACTGCGACACTGCCGCGGCCTTCGGTGCTGCCACTGGTGCTGCTGCTGAATGTGGTGATCGCCGCGATGGCGGCACTGTTCCCTGCCCGGGTGCTGCGTGGTCTGCAGCCAGCTGCGCTGCTGAAGGGGGAGTGA
- a CDS encoding ABC transporter permease, translated as MFFRLLMESFRRQRRRKMLAGVAILLGTTAVTAMLALATTIGDRIHKELAVYGANIVVYPKADLLDVKVGGVDLKPASGGAYLKESDLAKLKTIFWANNITGVSPELPAQMAIARKDGDPLIAVNAVGYWFDHDFNTLKTGAPTLHPWWHLEGSWPAPQNSPGSRGVVVGANLAKKLGLKVGDTFVMQGAQAAPSSRLSADVTGIVTTGGEDDNGILLTLHDAQAYAGANDAVRRVEVSARTKPEDAFARVDPDSLPPKQREIWYCRPYANSIAYQIREAIPGAQAEQVRRVEQSEGNVLKRISGLMWLISAAALLAAGFAVSAAMATAILERQGEIGLMRSLGASKGAIALLFYAEAGLLALIAGTIGYLLGSGLAAWLGARIFAGDGGAAEAVLIPVLLPVVVALALVVAIAGSTPSIRTALRMEPSAILRADA; from the coding sequence ATGTTCTTTCGCCTCCTCATGGAGAGCTTTCGCAGGCAGCGCCGCCGCAAGATGCTGGCGGGTGTGGCGATTCTGCTTGGGACGACGGCCGTGACGGCGATGCTTGCACTCGCAACGACGATTGGCGATCGAATCCATAAAGAGCTTGCAGTCTATGGAGCCAATATTGTTGTTTATCCGAAGGCCGATCTGCTTGATGTGAAGGTGGGCGGGGTGGATCTGAAGCCTGCTTCTGGCGGCGCTTACCTGAAGGAGAGCGATCTGGCGAAGCTCAAGACCATCTTCTGGGCGAACAACATCACTGGCGTCTCGCCGGAGTTGCCTGCGCAGATGGCGATTGCGCGAAAGGACGGAGATCCGCTCATTGCCGTAAATGCAGTCGGTTATTGGTTCGATCATGACTTCAACACATTGAAGACGGGAGCGCCGACACTGCATCCGTGGTGGCATCTCGAAGGATCATGGCCTGCGCCACAGAACAGTCCGGGTAGCAGGGGTGTAGTGGTTGGGGCGAATCTTGCGAAGAAGCTTGGCCTCAAGGTCGGCGACACCTTTGTCATGCAGGGTGCGCAGGCTGCGCCCTCTTCGCGACTGTCTGCAGATGTTACCGGCATCGTCACAACGGGCGGCGAAGATGACAATGGCATCCTGCTTACGCTCCACGACGCGCAAGCCTACGCCGGCGCAAACGATGCCGTCCGTCGTGTTGAGGTAAGCGCCCGTACGAAGCCGGAGGATGCGTTTGCGCGGGTCGATCCTGATTCCCTGCCGCCGAAGCAGCGAGAGATCTGGTACTGCCGTCCCTATGCGAACTCAATTGCCTATCAGATTCGTGAAGCGATTCCTGGAGCGCAGGCGGAGCAGGTGCGGCGCGTGGAACAAAGCGAAGGCAATGTGCTGAAGCGAATCTCGGGGCTGATGTGGCTGATCAGCGCGGCAGCACTGCTGGCTGCGGGGTTTGCAGTAAGCGCCGCAATGGCGACTGCGATTCTTGAACGCCAAGGAGAGATTGGCTTGATGCGTTCGCTGGGTGCAAGCAAAGGTGCCATTGCCCTGCTCTTCTATGCAGAGGCCGGACTGCTCGCGCTGATCGCGGGAACTATTGGCTATCTGCTCGGTTCGGGGCTTGCTGCGTGGCTCGGCGCGAGGATCTTTGCCGGAGACGGCGGTGCGGCGGAGGCGGTGTTGATTCCGGTGTTGCTGCCGGTTGTCGTCGCGCTGGCGCTGGTGGTTGCGATTGCGGGAAGCACGCCGTCGATCCGGACGGCTCTGCGTATGGAGCCTTCGGCGATCCTGAGGGCCGATGCCTGA
- a CDS encoding Fe-S-containing protein gives MLQAFIITLREGVEASLIVGIVFAYLSKIGRPELKRTVFWALGSAIAASVAGAVVIARSQFNTDIFEGWVMLGAAVFVISMIWFMHKTARTMKGSIEEKISQYTGPAGVSKAGLFFFVFLLVLREGVETVLILSAVTLNSTELLSFTGTLLGIAVAIVFGVLFIRGSVKINLQRFFRVTTVILYFVAFQLIVSGLHELSENGVLPSSPTEMRLIGPIVRNDLFFFVTMLALAGLMMLLEYKRRAPAVLNASATPADKRRAEWTQRREKMWMTAVIATSFVFIFLSTAEFIYAKSSTALSPTAAVTLVGSQVTLPTADVNDDKLHRYGVHLDDGKGGNVEIRFLLFKKPDGNIVSVADACQICGPVGFYIGDQGITCKMCASPLNANSMGMKGGCNPIPLKSTVGGGQLVIEAADLRELAPVFER, from the coding sequence ATGTTGCAGGCATTTATCATCACGCTCCGCGAGGGGGTCGAAGCATCGCTGATTGTCGGCATTGTCTTCGCCTACCTGTCCAAGATCGGCAGGCCCGAGCTGAAGCGAACAGTCTTCTGGGCCCTAGGTTCCGCCATCGCTGCAAGCGTCGCGGGCGCAGTCGTGATCGCCCGCAGCCAGTTCAATACGGACATCTTCGAAGGCTGGGTGATGCTGGGCGCCGCCGTCTTCGTAATTAGCATGATCTGGTTTATGCACAAGACCGCCCGCACCATGAAGGGATCGATCGAGGAGAAGATCTCCCAGTACACCGGCCCGGCGGGAGTGTCGAAGGCGGGGCTGTTCTTCTTCGTCTTTCTGCTGGTCCTGCGCGAGGGCGTCGAGACGGTGTTGATTCTGTCCGCTGTCACCCTGAACTCGACCGAGCTGCTCAGCTTTACCGGAACGCTGCTGGGGATCGCAGTTGCGATCGTCTTCGGCGTTCTGTTCATTCGGGGCAGCGTGAAGATCAACCTGCAGCGATTCTTCCGCGTCACCACCGTCATTCTGTACTTCGTGGCCTTCCAGCTGATCGTCAGTGGGCTGCATGAGCTCAGCGAGAATGGGGTGCTTCCGTCTAGTCCCACGGAGATGCGTCTGATCGGCCCCATCGTCCGCAACGATCTCTTCTTCTTCGTCACGATGCTGGCGCTCGCCGGATTGATGATGCTGTTGGAGTACAAGCGCCGCGCACCCGCCGTGCTAAACGCGAGCGCGACCCCTGCCGACAAGCGGCGTGCTGAGTGGACCCAGCGGCGCGAAAAGATGTGGATGACCGCCGTCATTGCAACCAGCTTCGTCTTCATCTTTCTCTCTACAGCCGAGTTCATCTATGCGAAGAGCTCTACCGCCCTCTCCCCCACTGCCGCGGTGACGCTGGTCGGTTCGCAGGTGACGCTGCCTACGGCGGATGTCAACGACGACAAGTTGCATCGCTACGGCGTGCACCTGGACGACGGCAAGGGCGGCAACGTAGAGATCAGGTTTCTGCTCTTCAAAAAGCCAGACGGGAATATCGTCTCGGTTGCCGACGCCTGTCAGATCTGCGGGCCGGTTGGCTTCTACATCGGCGATCAGGGGATCACCTGCAAGATGTGCGCTTCGCCTTTGAATGCGAACTCGATGGGGATGAAGGGCGGCTGCAATCCCATCCCGCTGAAGTCGACCGTGGGTGGTGGGCAGTTGGTGATTGAGGCGGCGGACCTCCGCGAACTGGCTCCGGTCTTTGAACGATGA